In Aspergillus fumigatus Af293 chromosome 4, whole genome shotgun sequence, one genomic interval encodes:
- the tof1 gene encoding putative DNA repair protein (Tof1) yields MDEEGAPLSEGVQVVDPDVRAHVYSLVTALGGFNGESADRYVLGDDALACLRDIKRWLKLYDEKHNRMDVARCLGEANLVNGDLLPILTLWSTSGQKSKHMSRIALACLELLVPLTWPLEVHSEMTVNHHRHTPYLQQAQVLYKRGILSHGSGSILRTIIRIGLPSMAVPRSERTTRDEGILKLMLYFLRNIAVISPNARLAAEGDEEETSRSATINAFQNQDAFALLLTMCSNVGEDFSLQDVVLLEILFHIVKGVNVEKLFMNDAQRKAKRTDELGELLQKESSLRREYAKNAPTRHGRFGTMIWVKRDDAKVSTVSGQDVLKDSQTTLHKMDQSKKWNKPQIRRRAAEVTANNDFNTPVNINSTATKNLRMFVEEFLDSGFNPLFTHVRKAIEREADRVMDINTRQFFYTVAWFLEAERVRRAHQREKRHLGDTPLKEIEPDSFALVASVLNQETFVFLNRSMQYSYDNKDVEDLTAEMRCFTQILLTVQEMAQSPLEEDQEIADNIQNRIFYEETTHDRIVAIVRGYKDQGFGYLDACTELAHVFLRMLEHYSKENVDMHVRSRRRAKRKAKQAKQADIEGDDEEEASEEEDLMDVERISKERKFDFRRFAAKFCNQSCVDTFIAFTKYYRELNVDQLKRAHRYFYRIAFKQEMSVLLFRLDIINLFYRMIKGPGALDSNKPIFKEWEELVRQIIRRMIKKIDQRPALITELLFSKINSTVFYLEYGHEKQTISASKRPPAELEVEPREAKTIDEKIRIVVHVMVKDEHTDLVKWVSDVLNSAADEREAWESQEQHSGGQKAPNPMIPVKSDNESCQKAMFSNAKLRLLMSLVRFERLGMEDVPGASWVVPSSLNSQELRHTRSIIEQCLTEPVTENSDRDLSQLIRRKSGNNTRRDRDDQMANVDFGSDSEGDDNVPDGPLFPPNPRSRANALEQLKKQRKKRRKQAGEEEEPDEEDLEARRRARLENALARQAKIKSDLYIHASDEETDEEADQEFFRLEEQRRKEQAERIRKALLHGVVEEVSENSRKKSSGRKRQSDQYTASTADSQSKRQRRLQQTEGLDGNDDLVVAGTEARSPDSLGQGSPSLKGANDVEDTLVTSEENELDFDDDLAFSRNRTRDKVLSAENDDSDTEPPAPDTIDEDGEEAAAVAAPPRRRVRAGFVIESDSE; encoded by the exons ATGGATGAAGAAGGTGCGCCGTTGAGCGAGGGTGTGCAGGTCGTAGACCCTGATGTCCGCGCTCATGTTTACAGCCTTGTTACTGCA CTCGGAGGGTTCAATGGCGAGAGCGCGGACCGCTATGTCCTGGGCGACGATGCACTGGCCTGTCTACGAGATATCAAGCGTTGGTTGAAATTATACGATGAAAAGCACAATCGCATGGATGTTGCACGATGTCTAGGGGAAGCGAATCTCGTCAACGGCGACCTGTTGCCGATTTTGACCCTCTGGTCGACAAGTGGTCAAAAGAGCAAACACATGTCGAGGATTGCATTGGCATGCC TGGAATTGCTGGTGCCTCTGACATGGCCATTGGAGGTGCACAGTGAAATGACAGTCAACCATCATCGACACACGCCCTATTTGCAACAAGCCCAGGTTCTTTATAAACGTGGTATTCTCAGTCATGGTAGCGGCAGCATCCTCCGAACTATCATCCGAATCGGCCTCCCCAGCATGGCAGTCCCTCGATCCGAACGAACGACTCGCGATGAAGGCATTTTGAAGCTCATGCTCTACTTCCTTCGAAATATCGCAGTGATTTCGCCGAATGCGCGCCTTGCTGCGGAgggcgatgaagaggaaacgTCAAGATCGGCGACCATCAATGCTTTTCAGAATCAAGATGCTTTCGCTCTTCTCCTAACCATGTGCTCCAATGTGGGAGAAGATTTCAGCCTTCAAGATGTGGTTCTCCTCGAAATATTGTTCCATATTGTCAAGGGAGTCAACGTGGAGAAACTCTTCATGAACGACGCCCAACGAAAGGCAAAGCGCACAGACGAACTGGGTGAACTTTTACAGAAGGAGTCCTCTCTGCGGCGGGAATATGCGAAAAATGCGCCAACTCGGCATGGTAGGTTTGGGACAATGATTTGGGTCAAACGCGATGACGCCAAGGTCTCCACGGTGTCGGGACAAGATGTGCTCAAAGATAGCCAGACAACCCTCCACAAGATGGATCAGAGCAAGAAGTGGAACAAGCCTCAGATACGTCGAAGAGCAGCCGAGGTGACGGCAAACAACGACTTTAATACGCCTGTCAATATCAACTCGACGGCGACCAAGAACCTACGGATGTTTGTAGAAGAGTTTTTGGATTCTGGTTTCAATCCACTCTTCACTCACGTTCGAAAAGCCATTGAACGTGAAGCTGATCGAGTGATGGATATCAACACAAGACAGTTCTTTTATACCGTTGCCTGGTTTCTTGAAGCCGAGCGTGTGCGGCGAGCACATCAACGCGAAAAACGGCATCTGGGTGACACGCCGTTAAAGGAGATAGAACCCGATAGTTTTGCGCTCGTTGCCAGCGTCCTCAACCAGGAAACATTTGTTTTTCTGAACCGCTCAATGCAATACAGCTATGACAACAAAGACGTGGAAGACCTTACTGCAGAAATGCGCTGTTTCACGCAGATTCTGTTGACTGTACAAGAGATGGCTCAGTCACCacttgaagaagatcaagagaTCGCCGATAACATCCAGAACCGAATTTTCTACGAAGAAACCACCCATGACCGCATCGTCGCCATCGTTCGTGGGTACAAAGACCAAGGATTTGGGTACTTGGATGCATGCACAGAGCTTGCTCATGTATTCTTAAGGATGCTGGAACATTACTCCAAAGAGAATGTCGATATGCATGTCAGATCCCGTCGCCGCGCAAAGCGCAAAGCCAAACAGGCCAAACAGGCCGATATCGAAggcgatgacgaggaggaagcatctgaagaagaagacttgATGGACGTCGAAAGAATCTCGAAGGAGCGCAAATTCGATTTCAGACGTTTTGCCGCCAAGTTCTGCAACCAGAGCTGTGTTGACACATTCATCGCTTTTACCAAGTACTATAGAGAATTGAATGTGGACCAATTGAAGCGAGCCCATCGTTACTTTTACAGGATAGCATTCAAGCAAGAGATGAGCGTTTTGCTTTTCCGccttgacatcatcaacctcttctATCGCATGATCAAAGGTCCGGGTGCCTTGGACTCAAACAAGCCGATCTTCAAGGAATGGGAGGAACTGGTCCGGCAGATTATTCGGCGcatgatcaagaaaattGATCAACGCCCGGCTTTGATCACAGAGCTGCTGTTCAGTAAGATCAACTCGACCGTCTTCTACCTGGAATATGGGCATGAGAAACAAACAATATCCGCCTCCAAGAGACCACCAGCTGAGCTGGAGGTTGAACCCAGAGAAGCCAAGACAATCGACGAGAAAATAAGGATAGTTGTGCATGTCATGGTCAAGGATGAGCACACTGACCTGGTCAAATGGGTCAGTGATGTCTTAAATTCGGCAGCTGATGAGAGAGAGGCCTGGGAAAGTCAGGAACAGCACTCAGGAGGACAAAAAGCTCCCAACCCAATGATTC CTGTCAAATCCGACAATGAGTCATGCCAGAAGGCTATGTTCTCCAATGCCAAACTACGTCTCCTTATGTCTTTGGTTCGCTTCGAACGTCTAGGCATGGAGGATGTTCCTGGAGCCTCCTGGGTCGTTCCCTCATCACTCAACTCTCAAGAACTTCGGCACACGAGATCTATCATTGAGCAGTGTTTGACTGAGCCTGTCACAGAGAACTCTGACCGGGACTTGAGCCAGTTGATAAGGAGAAAATCAGGAAACAATACAAGACGAGACAGAGATGACCAAATGGCCAACGTTGATTTTGGGTCCGATTCTGAGGGAGACGACAACGTCCCAGACGGACCGCTATTCCCACCCAACCCACGATCAAGGGCCAACGCTCTAGAGCAATTGAAGAAACAACGCAAAAAGAGACGCAAGCAagccggagaagaagaagaacccgACGAAGAAGACTTGGAGGCACGACGTCGAGCACGCCTGGAAAATGCTTTAGCTCGACAAGCGAAAATAAAGAGCGATCTGTATATCCACGCCAGTGACGAGGAaacagatgaagaagcagaccaGGAATTCTTTCGACTTGAGGAGCAGAGACGAAAAGAACAGGCAGAAAGAATCAGGAAAGCTCTGCTTCACGGGgtcgtcgaggaggtcaGTGAGAACTCGCGAAAGAAAAGCAGCGGGCGTAAGCGGCAAAGCGATCAATACACTGCCTCGACCGCAGATAGTCAGAGCAAGCGACAGCGGCGCCTGCAACAAACTGAAGGGCTCGATGGCAATGACGATCTTGTCGTGGCTGGTACGGAAGCTCGGTCGCCAGACTCTCTCGGACAAGGCTCACCTTCTTTAAAAGGTGCTAACGACGTCGAAGACACACTTGTTACATCcgaagaaaatgaactcGATTTCGACGATGATTTAGCTTTCAGCCGGAATCGTACTAGAGACAAGGTCCTTAGTGCGGAGAACGACGACAGCGATACCGAACCCCCTGCACCTGATACTATAGATGAAgacggtgaagaagcagcggCTGTCGCTGCACCGCCTCGGCGAAGAGTGCGGGCTGGGTTTGTCATCGAAAGCGATTCAGAGTGA